The window GTTTGATCGACAACGTGATTCAGACCGACGCCGCCCTGAATCCGGGCAACTCGGGTGGGCCGCTTGTGACGTCGCGAGGCGAGGTCATCGGAGTAAACACCGCGGTGATCCTCCCGGCGCAGGGGATCTGTTTCGCCATTGCGATCAACACCGCGAAGTTCGTGGCCAGCCGTCTGATCAAGGACGGCAAAATTCGGCGTGGCTACATCGGTGTTGCAGGCCAGAATGTCCCGCTGCCGCGCCGCGTCAGCCGTTTCCACAAGCTCCCCGCTGAAAGCGGCATCCTCGTCGTTTCAGTGGAGGAAAACAGCCCGGCGCAGCGCGCGGGCTTGCGGGAAGGGGACGTCATCCTTGGGTTCGACGGCCAGACGACGGCCGGCATTGACGATCTCCACAGGCTCATGACGGAGACCAGCGTCGGGGCCAGTTCCCCCATGACTGTCCTGCGCGGTGTGGAGGTGGAGACGCTGCGCATCATCCCCGAAGAATCTGACAGAACCAGATGACGATTGAGGAATGACGAATGAAGTGGGCTCCGTGGGCACGGATTTTCATTTGCGATTCGTCATTCTTCGTTGCCTTGCCAGAGGTCAGCGAACTTCGTGAACTGCTTGATGAAGGCGAGCTTGAAGGTGCCGGTCGGGCCGTTGCGTTGCTTGCCGATGATGATTTCGGCGACGCCGCTGTTTTCGTCCGACGGGCCGACGGCATCTTCGCGATAAATGAACATCACCACATCCGCATCCTGCTCGATGGAGCCCGATTCCCGCAGGTCGGAGAGCTGGGGACGGTGATCGCCCCGGCGCATCTCGATCGCCCGGCTCAGCTGTGAGATGGCGACTACCGGGACGTGGATCTCCTTGGCGAGGGCCTTGAGGCCGCGTGAGATCTGAGAGATCTCCTGGGTGCGGTTTTCGTAACGCTGATTCGAGCCGCTCATCAGCTGGAGGTAGTCTACGAACAGGATGTCGAGGCCGTGCTCGAGGGCCAGGCGCCGCGCCTTCGAACGCATTTCTGCAATGGACATGCCTGCCGTGTCATCGATGAAGATCTTTGACTGCGATAGCAAACCCGCCGCCCGCCCCAGCCTGCTCCAATCTTCCTTGTTAAGAAAGCCGGTGTTGACTTTGTGGGAGTCGATTTCCGCTTCGGCGCACAGCAGCCGTTTCACCAGCTGCTCTTTGCTCATTTCGAGAGAGAAGATGCCCACGGATTGCTGCTTCTTGAGCGCGACAAACTGTGCGATGTTAAGGCAGAGACTGGTTTTTCCCAGTCCCGGCCGGGCAGCCACGATGATCAGGTCGGCCGGATGCAACCCGGCCGTCATCTTGTCCAGCTCGGTGAAGCCGGTCTCGACGCCGGTGACCAGCGTCTTGCGGTTGGAGACTTCTTCGATGTGCTTGTAGACCGCGCTGACAAGCGGCTCGATGGGTGCAAAACCGGTCAGAAACTGGCGGCTGGCGATTTCGAAAATAGCCTTCTCGAGGTCTCCAAGGATCTCCTGTGCCGACTCCTCGCCCTGGTAGCTGCGCGCCATGGACTCATTTGAAATCTGGATCAAACGGCGCAGCGTGGCTTTTTCTTTTACGATCTCGGCGTAGTGCTCGATGTTGATGGCGCGCGGCATGCCGTCGGTGAGGCTTGCCAGGTAAGCGGCTCCGCCGGCGCTTTCAAGCTCGTCGGAGCGCTGGAGTTCATTTTTCAGTGTAACCAGGTCGATCGCGGTGCCATCCGCCGTGAGCGCAAACATCTTCTCGAAGATCCGGCGGTGGCTTTCGAGGTAGAAATCCTCCTTGCGCAGAGTCTCGACGGCGGTGTGGATCGCCTTGTCGTCAAGGAGAATGGCGCCCAGAATGGAGCGCTCGGCTTCCAGGTTGCAGGGGAGTGTCTTTTCGAGACTGATATCGATAGGCATGCGAACACCGGATAGAGCGCAATTCTACACGAGTACAATTCCGAGGGAAATGCAAAAGCAGCCACGAGAGACACGAATGTGTCAGTCCGTGTTCCTTCGGGTCATTCAGAGCTGAGCTGTTACGGTTGCGCCTGCGGCTCGGGCGCGGCTTCGACAACCACCTTGATGGGAACCGTGACCTCGCGATGCAGGCGGATCGGCACCTGGTACTCGCCGATGGTCTTGATGGGGTCGTCCAGTTGAATCTTGCGTTTGTCGATATCGATCTTGTGCGTGATGAGGAAATCGGCAATGTCAATCGAGGTGACGGAGCCGTACAAAGTTCCGCCCTCGCCGGCTTTGCGCTCGATCGTGACGACAAGCTTCAGGAGCTCTTTGGCCACGAGGGTGGCCGCCGATCTTTCGCGCTGATCGCGCTTTGCGGCGTTCAGCCGCTCGATTTCCATGACCTTGAGGTTGCCCGGGGTGGCTTCGACGGCGATGTGCCGCGGGATAAGATAGTTGCGGCCGTACCCGGCAGCGACTTTCACGATGTCGCCGCTTTTGCCCAGCTTTTCCACGTCCTGTTTCAGTATGACCTTCATGTCTTCCCCTCTGGTTCCGTCAATCGGCGATGAACGGCAGAATCGCCATATGCCTGGCGCGTTTGATGGCTTCCGAAAGCTGCCGCTGATGCACGGAGCAGACACCGCTGATTCTCCGCGGGAGAATCTTGCCGCGTTCGGGAATGAAATGGGAAAGCAGCTTCCCGTCCTTGAAGTCGATGTAGCTGATCTTCTCGGCGCAGAACTTGCAGACGCGCTTGCGCTTGACAGAGAACCTCTTTGGAGCTGGCATAGAATTTATAACCCTTTCTTTGGTTGGATCATCCTATCGGGGCAGCCGGGGGTTCGGCCTCAAACTCGCCCACCTGCGGCGCAGCGGGTGCCGGTTTTGAAACCGACTTGCGTTGCCGGGCAGCTTTCATCTTCTCAGAGCGTTTCAGGTCTTCGTCGATCCGGACGGAAAGGAACCGGATGACGTGGTCCGCCACGCGGAACCGGCGCTCCAGCTCCGCAATGATGGCGCCATCGGCCTCAATGGTGAGGATGACGTAGTACCCGTCCCGGAACCTCTTGATTTTGTAGGCCAGGGACTTTTTTCCCCAGTTGTCGACCTTAACCACTTTGCCGCTCTTGCCCTCGACCACCGCCTGCATCTGTGCGATGAACGCATCCAGCTCTTCGGGGGTCAGGGTCGGCGCGGCGATGAAAGCTACTTCGTAAGTTCTCACAGGTTTTTCTCCTTTTCCTGCCTCAAGCATTAAAGACTGACATGGCTCGGGAAGCGCCGTCGGTAACGATTAATCGGACCGCCCCTGCGGCCCGGCCGATCATCTCGCTTACTTGCGCCGCTTCGCCCGGCGGAAAGTCCGAGAGCACGAACTCGGCCTTTTCTTCGGGCATGTTCTCTTCACCGATCCCGAGCCGCACGCGGATGACCTCATCCCTGTTGAGCGTGCAGATGACCGATTCCATCCCGTTGTGGCCGCCGGATGATCCTCGTTCCCGGATCCGGACCCTGCCCAGGGGCAGGTTGAAATCGTCGAGGATCAGAATCAGCTCTCTCGGGTCGATCCGGTACTCGTCGAGCAAGAGCTGAACGGCGCGGCCGCTGGCATTCATGAAAGTGACAGGCTTTGCCAGCAGCACCTGTTGCGCTGCGATCGCGGCCGTGCACAGGAGGGACTGGCACTGCGTGTGCCACGCTCCGGTCCGAGCTTCGCGAGCCAGCTCATCGATCACCATGTATCCGGCGTTGTGCCGGGTCCGCTGATAGCGCACACCGGGGTTACCGAGTCCCACAATCAGTTTCACGGCGCGATACCGGGTTACTTGGATTCAGGCTTGGACTTCTCGGGCGGTTTGGCAGACTTGCCCTTTTCCTCTCCTCCTTCTCCTTCACCCTCCTCTACAGCTTTACCTTTGCGGATCACTTCCGGCTCGGCGGGAGCGACCGGCGCCGCCACTACCTCGACAACCTCTTCCTTGACCGGCGGCACGATGGTCACGATCACAACTTCAGGATCGCTCAGAATCCTGACCTTGGGATCTATGGGCAGGTTCTTGACGCGGATGTAGTCGTTGATCTTGAGAGCGCTGACGTCGATCCTGATCGATTTGGGGATGTCAGAAGGCAGGCATTCCACCTCCAGCGAGCGCGATACCACATCCATGATGCCGCCGTCGACCTTGACCCCTTCCGCTTCCCCGACCATCTCAACATCGACCGTGAGCTTGAGCAGCTGGTCCATGGCGATCTCATAGAAGTCGGCGTGAATGATGGCGCCGCGCACGGGGTCCAGCTGGAAGTCTTTGACCATGACGTTGGCCTGCGCGCCGCCGTCGACGCTGACGGCGAATATGGTGTTGTGCCCGCTCTGCGAGTGGAGGATTTCTGATATCGCGTCCGGATCCACCAGCAGGGGAAGCGCCTCGCGCCCGGCACCGTACACGACGGCCGGAATATGGCCCGATTTGCGAAGCCGCCGGTTCGCATTCTTGCCGGCGGGAGTCCGCCTTTGAGCTTCGACCACGATCTGTTGCATGAAATCCTGCTCCTTCCTTAAACGAATAAATTGCTGACGCTGGTCTCTTCGTGAATGCTGCGGATGGCCTTGGCCAGCAGACCTGCCACACTCAAAACCTTCATGTTGGGCAGGACTTTCGATGTGTCGTTCGGTATGGTGTTGGTGAGGATGATCTCTTCCAGCGGCGCGTCTCTCAGCCGGTCCAGGGCGGGGCCGCTCAGCACCGCATGAGTCGCGCATGAGAAAATCCTCTTGGCTTTCTGTTTGCGCAGTGCCCGGGCCGTATGGACCAGCGTTCCGGCAGTATCGATAATGTCGTCGCAGATGATGACGTTTCTCCCCCTGACATCGCCGATGATGCGCATGACTTCGGCTTCGTTGGGTGCGGTCCGCCGCTTGTCGACCACGGCCAGGTCGGCGCTCAGCCGCTTGGCGAAGGCGCGCGCGCGTTCCACGCCTCCGGCATCAGGGGATACCATCGTGAGGTCCGGAAGCTTCAGTTTCTGGAGGTAGTCGATCAGCACCGGCGCCGCAAAAAGATGATCGACGGGAATGTTGAAGAAACCCTGGATCTGCCCTGCGTGCAGGTCCATGGTCAGGATCCGGTCCGCGCCCGCCGAGGTGAGCAGGTCCGCCACCAGTTTGGAACTGATCGCGACCCGGGGCTTGTCCTTCCGATCCTGGCGCGCATAGCCGTAATAGGGCATTACCGCCGTGATCCGGGCCGCCGAAGAACGCTTGAAGGCGTCGATCATGATCAGCAGTTCCATCAAATTGTCATTCACCGGGCAGCAGGTCGGCTGAACGATGAAGACGTCTCTGCCGCGCACGTTTTCCAGGATCTGGACGTAGACCTCACCATCGGAAAAGGTGGTAAGATTCGCCTGCCCTAGGGGAATCCGCAAATGCCTGCAGATTTCCTCGGCCAGGGCGGGATTGGAATTCCCGCAAAAGACTTTCAGCTGCCCATCCACCGGACTGAATCCTTTGTGCCTC is drawn from Terriglobia bacterium and contains these coding sequences:
- the dnaB gene encoding replicative DNA helicase; its protein translation is MPIDISLEKTLPCNLEAERSILGAILLDDKAIHTAVETLRKEDFYLESHRRIFEKMFALTADGTAIDLVTLKNELQRSDELESAGGAAYLASLTDGMPRAINIEHYAEIVKEKATLRRLIQISNESMARSYQGEESAQEILGDLEKAIFEIASRQFLTGFAPIEPLVSAVYKHIEEVSNRKTLVTGVETGFTELDKMTAGLHPADLIIVAARPGLGKTSLCLNIAQFVALKKQQSVGIFSLEMSKEQLVKRLLCAEAEIDSHKVNTGFLNKEDWSRLGRAAGLLSQSKIFIDDTAGMSIAEMRSKARRLALEHGLDILFVDYLQLMSGSNQRYENRTQEISQISRGLKALAKEIHVPVVAISQLSRAIEMRRGDHRPQLSDLRESGSIEQDADVVMFIYREDAVGPSDENSGVAEIIIGKQRNGPTGTFKLAFIKQFTKFADLWQGNEE
- the pth gene encoding aminoacyl-tRNA hydrolase, whose product is MKLIVGLGNPGVRYQRTRHNAGYMVIDELAREARTGAWHTQCQSLLCTAAIAAQQVLLAKPVTFMNASGRAVQLLLDEYRIDPRELILILDDFNLPLGRVRIRERGSSGGHNGMESVICTLNRDEVIRVRLGIGEENMPEEKAEFVLSDFPPGEAAQVSEMIGRAAGAVRLIVTDGASRAMSVFNA
- a CDS encoding 50S ribosomal protein L25, translating into MQQIVVEAQRRTPAGKNANRRLRKSGHIPAVVYGAGREALPLLVDPDAISEILHSQSGHNTIFAVSVDGGAQANVMVKDFQLDPVRGAIIHADFYEIAMDQLLKLTVDVEMVGEAEGVKVDGGIMDVVSRSLEVECLPSDIPKSIRIDVSALKINDYIRVKNLPIDPKVRILSDPEVVIVTIVPPVKEEVVEVVAAPVAPAEPEVIRKGKAVEEGEGEGGEEKGKSAKPPEKSKPESK
- the rpsR gene encoding 30S ribosomal protein S18; its protein translation is MPAPKRFSVKRKRVCKFCAEKISYIDFKDGKLLSHFIPERGKILPRRISGVCSVHQRQLSEAIKRARHMAILPFIAD
- the rpsF gene encoding 30S ribosomal protein S6, translating into MRTYEVAFIAAPTLTPEELDAFIAQMQAVVEGKSGKVVKVDNWGKKSLAYKIKRFRDGYYVILTIEADGAIIAELERRFRVADHVIRFLSVRIDEDLKRSEKMKAARQRKSVSKPAPAAPQVGEFEAEPPAAPIG
- a CDS encoding ribose-phosphate pyrophosphokinase gives rise to the protein MRHKGFSPVDGQLKVFCGNSNPALAEEICRHLRIPLGQANLTTFSDGEVYVQILENVRGRDVFIVQPTCCPVNDNLMELLIMIDAFKRSSAARITAVMPYYGYARQDRKDKPRVAISSKLVADLLTSAGADRILTMDLHAGQIQGFFNIPVDHLFAAPVLIDYLQKLKLPDLTMVSPDAGGVERARAFAKRLSADLAVVDKRRTAPNEAEVMRIIGDVRGRNVIICDDIIDTAGTLVHTARALRKQKAKRIFSCATHAVLSGPALDRLRDAPLEEIILTNTIPNDTSKVLPNMKVLSVAGLLAKAIRSIHEETSVSNLFV
- the rplI gene encoding 50S ribosomal protein L9 encodes the protein MKVILKQDVEKLGKSGDIVKVAAGYGRNYLIPRHIAVEATPGNLKVMEIERLNAAKRDQRERSAATLVAKELLKLVVTIERKAGEGGTLYGSVTSIDIADFLITHKIDIDKRKIQLDDPIKTIGEYQVPIRLHREVTVPIKVVVEAAPEPQAQP